The bacterium genome segment CCTTTTTCGGCGCACCCGCACCGACCACACGGGCCGGGCGCCATGGGCCCGTCTCAGCGGCCCGTTCAGGGCATCAGACGGTATTCAACAGGGACCGTGACCGTGCCCGCGATCGGCGGGAACGGCGAGGCGTCCTTCACCGCGGTGATCGTCGCCTCGTCGAGCACCGCGTACCCCGAGCCGGCGACGAGACGGACGGCTGCGAGGCTCCCGTCGAGGTGCAGGTGCATCTCCACGAGCACGCGCCCCTCCC includes the following:
- a CDS encoding energy transducer TonB, which encodes AGGPAAVPDASAGGAPGGAGAGPSAQQIAALRSRIDARKVYPPIAKRNGWEGRVLVEMHLHLDGSLAAVRLVAGSGYAVLDEATITAVKDASPFPPIAGTVTVPVEYRLMP